Proteins encoded together in one Bacteroides ovatus window:
- a CDS encoding beta-galactosidase has product MNKNHKTVLVILNIIVSFLISSCSSPKEQVRIGNGTFTIEGKDIQLICGEMHYPRIPHEYWRDRLKRASAMGLNTVSAYVFWNFHERQPGEFDFSGQADIAEFIRTAQEEGLYVILRPGPYVCAEWDFGGYPSWLLKEKDMTYRSKDPRFLSYCERYIKELGKQLSPLTINNGGNIIMVQVENEYGSYAADKEYLAAIRDMIKEAGFNVPLFTCDGGGQVEAGHVEGALPTLNGVFGEDIFKVVDKYQKGGPYFVAEFYPAWFDEWGRRHSSVAYERPAEQLDWMLSHGVSVSMYMFHGGTNFEYTNGANTGGGYQPQPTSYDYDAPLGEWGNCYPKYHAFREVIQKYLPAGTVLPEVPADNPTTTFATVELKESAPLRTAFHQTTQSENVLSMEDLGVDFGYIHYQTTLQKAGKQKLVIQDLRDYAVILIDGKQVASLDRRYNQNSVTLNVSKTPATLEILVENTGRVNYGPDILFNRKGITSQVLWGNEKLAGWSITPLPLYKEKVSEMEFGETIKGVPAFHKGTFTVEKKGDCFVDMSQWGKGAVWVNGKSLGRFWNIGPQQTLYLPAPWLKEGENEIVVFEMEDTGKRVLQGLNQPILDSLGIDKNYQKGQRRAVVGTPILEDGDLALKTTLQETNEWQSFDLPVATTLRHFCIETLSSYTEDNQACISEVELIDDKGQPIDKTKWEVVYVSSEQADKNLGIAENLFDGDISSFWHTNAAVESNHPHRVIIDLKEIYKVSAFRVKVRKGSFLSGKVKDINIYGRPQFFLFH; this is encoded by the coding sequence ATGAACAAAAATCATAAAACCGTACTTGTTATACTTAACATCATAGTATCATTTCTAATTTCTTCCTGTTCCTCCCCCAAGGAACAGGTTAGAATAGGAAATGGTACTTTTACTATCGAGGGAAAGGATATCCAGTTGATTTGTGGAGAAATGCACTATCCCCGCATTCCGCACGAGTATTGGCGTGACCGCCTGAAGAGAGCGAGTGCGATGGGACTGAATACGGTATCTGCCTACGTCTTCTGGAACTTCCATGAACGTCAGCCGGGAGAGTTTGACTTTAGTGGACAGGCTGATATTGCGGAATTTATCCGTACGGCACAGGAAGAGGGACTGTATGTGATTCTTCGTCCCGGTCCGTATGTCTGTGCAGAATGGGATTTCGGAGGTTACCCGTCGTGGCTGCTGAAAGAAAAGGATATGACTTATCGCAGTAAAGATCCGCGTTTCCTGTCCTATTGTGAACGATATATCAAAGAACTTGGCAAACAACTGTCTCCTTTGACCATCAATAATGGAGGTAATATTATTATGGTGCAGGTGGAGAATGAATATGGATCGTATGCAGCGGATAAAGAGTATCTTGCTGCTATCCGCGATATGATTAAAGAAGCAGGATTCAATGTTCCGCTATTTACCTGCGACGGTGGTGGACAGGTGGAAGCTGGACATGTTGAGGGCGCACTGCCTACATTGAACGGAGTGTTTGGTGAAGATATATTCAAAGTGGTAGATAAGTACCAAAAGGGCGGTCCCTATTTTGTTGCGGAGTTTTATCCGGCCTGGTTTGATGAGTGGGGCAGACGACATTCCTCTGTTGCTTATGAACGTCCCGCCGAACAGCTGGACTGGATGTTGAGCCACGGTGTTTCTGTCAGCATGTATATGTTTCACGGTGGTACAAACTTTGAGTATACCAATGGAGCCAATACCGGAGGCGGTTATCAGCCCCAGCCCACAAGCTATGATTATGACGCTCCTTTGGGTGAATGGGGAAATTGTTATCCCAAATATCATGCATTCAGGGAAGTGATTCAGAAATACCTGCCTGCGGGAACAGTACTGCCGGAAGTTCCGGCAGATAATCCGACTACCACTTTTGCAACAGTCGAATTAAAGGAAAGTGCTCCATTAAGGACTGCATTTCATCAGACTACCCAGTCTGAAAATGTGCTGTCAATGGAAGATTTAGGAGTTGATTTCGGATATATTCATTATCAGACCACACTTCAAAAAGCGGGAAAACAGAAACTTGTCATACAGGATTTGCGTGACTATGCTGTGATCCTCATAGATGGTAAGCAAGTAGCCAGCCTGGATCGTCGTTATAATCAGAACAGTGTGACCTTGAATGTGTCGAAGACACCTGCCACACTGGAGATTCTGGTAGAAAATACCGGACGCGTCAACTATGGCCCCGATATACTGTTTAACCGGAAAGGTATCACCAGCCAAGTTTTGTGGGGAAATGAAAAGTTGGCCGGATGGTCTATCACTCCATTGCCTCTGTATAAAGAAAAAGTTTCGGAAATGGAGTTTGGCGAAACCATCAAAGGCGTTCCTGCTTTCCATAAAGGAACGTTTACAGTAGAGAAGAAAGGTGACTGCTTTGTGGATATGAGTCAATGGGGCAAAGGTGCTGTCTGGGTAAATGGCAAATCTCTGGGACGTTTCTGGAATATCGGCCCTCAACAAACACTCTATCTGCCCGCTCCATGGCTGAAAGAGGGAGAAAATGAAATTGTAGTGTTTGAAATGGAAGATACGGGTAAGCGTGTTTTGCAAGGATTGAATCAACCCATTCTGGATAGTTTGGGTATTGATAAGAATTATCAGAAAGGCCAGCGTCGTGCAGTGGTAGGCACTCCGATTCTGGAAGACGGTGATCTTGCATTAAAAACTACTTTGCAGGAGACTAATGAGTGGCAGTCATTCGATTTACCGGTTGCGACTACTCTTCGCCACTTCTGTATAGAGACTCTGTCTTCCTACACAGAGGATAATCAGGCCTGCATTTCGGAAGTGGAACTGATAGATGATAAGGGACAGCCGATTGACAAAACTAAATGGGAAGTCGTTTATGTAAGCAGCGAACAAGCTGATAAGAACTTGGGAATAGCAGAAAACCTGTTTGATGGAGATATCTCTTCTTTCTGGCATACGAATGCGGCTGTGGAGTCTAACCATCCTCACCGGGTTATTATAGACCTGAAAGAAATTTATAAGGTTTCGGCTTTTCGCGTGAAAGTTCGTAAAGGTTCATTCTTATCAGGAAAGGTGAAAGATATAAATATATATGGTCGTCCACAATTCTTCTTATTTCATTGA